The window TTGAGCCTAGTAGATATAGTGCCTGTCTTATTTTTAACACTGTCAGTTCCTGGCCTCCTATGTTTGTAACTTTGGCGGGTCATAAAAGGaaacatgcaatataatttCCGCGTACTTACACATATCTAGATTTAAAGGTTTtcaggtaaaaaatatataaggcCAATTAACAAGTTGATAGGAAATTTCAGTGGCGCCTGTTATAGCTCCTTTTGAATTCGACGAATCAGTATTTTTTGGAGAGGGAGTTCAAGTGATGTGCCATGTTCCAAAAGGAGACAAACCTTTGAATTTCAAGTGGAGTTTTAGTGGAGGAGATGTGAGTTTACTGCCTGGATTGAACATCATGAACGTTGGGGACATGGGTTCAGCTCTCATAATACCCTCGGTGACTGCCAGGCATGCTGGCAATTACACATGCACTGCCTCCAACATTGTCGCCAGGGCTAGCCACTACGCCACGCTAAATGTCAAGGGTATACGTTCAAAGTGCATAATCTATGCTTTTCATGTTCTATCCTATCCCACATAAACTCTCTAATATAGGTAGTAGTGGTAACACAGTTCTCTTCGTAAACTTACATGTATATTATTGGTTATTTCTTCCAGTGGCACCTATAATATCCCCCTTTGAATTCGATGACGCTGTGTTTTACGGGGAAAGTATACAAGTCATGTGCCACATACCAAAAGGCGACATGCCCTTAAACTTAACATGGTACTTTCGTGACCTACCGTTGAAATCCAGTGACACTGTAACAATAACTAAAGTAGGAGAGAGAAGTTCAATATTGGTTATACCAGCAGCGACAGAGAAACACTCCGGAAATTACACGTGCACCGCTTCCAACACTGTAGCCAGCACCAACCACACAGCCATACTAAACGTTCAGGGTACACTTATTATTTGTGTATTGTCATTGTTCTTTAGTTAATTTCTTTGTACTTACCCTTACCAGTTCCTCCGCACATCGTCCCATTTGAAGCCGAAGAACAGATTTTTGCCGGTGAATCTGTACAATTGACATGTCACGTATCGAAGGGCGACACGCCTCTTACTATTACATGGAGTTTTCATGGGGAAGAGTTATCTTCACATCAAGGAATTACAACAACGAAGATTGGCGAACGAACGTCACTGTTGACTTTATCAGCTGCAACAGCGAGCCACAGTGGCGAATATTCGTGTCACGCTGCTAATCATGCCGGTTTGGCCGTGCACTCGGCCACGGTCAACGTCCATGGTAGCCCACTCAATCCGTTCACTATCCTTGCCTCTAACGCACGCTGCACGCTTGcctcaataataaatatagcCTTCTGAATTAACAGTATTACCGTACATCGTACCCTTCGAAGCGGACGAGTCAGTATTTGCTGGGGAATCGGTCCAACTTAACTGTCATGTATCGAAGGGTGACTTGcctcttgatatcaagtggcacTTCCATGGCTATGAAAATTCTTCGTCGCACCTCGGCATCATGACAACCAAAATGACATCGCGAACCTCATTTTTATCGATCGCTGCGGCTACTGCCAGTCATAGCGGCAATTATACCTGCGTAGCTGCCAACAGCGCCGGCTCTACTAATCATTCCACTGTCCTTAATGTTCATGGTCAGTTTCATTTACTCATGGTATCATAGTTATCATCGTATGTTATGTTCATTTGATGGCGATTCGATGCTGACAGACGTGTTAATAGAATCTGCATGAATTCTGTTTAATACTTCTATGGGCAGCGTACGCTTTACCTTTTGTTTGATCATCTCTTTATTTACCTTTCATAACgcatactttattttatacagtTACACCGAACATTCTACCTTTCGACGTCGATCAAGCCTTGTTTTCGGGAGAGTCAGTGCAGATGATGTGTCACATCTCCAAAGGAGATACCCCTTTAGAAGTGCATTGGGAATTTAATGGAAAGCCTCTCTCAATGAAGTTAGGAATGTTCTCAAAGGTGGGCGACCGGTCGTCCGTGCTGATGCTCCCCTCCGTCACGGGCGCGAACACTGGCAATTACACGTGCATAGCCAAAAATCCTGCTGGAATAGCTTCATACACAACAATACTCAAAATTATTGGTACCTGAACCCTACCTAGGCTTGTTAACCGTTTTTCGTTTTTATTctttacctattttattaattgatttatttttcttggGATTCAAGTTGTTCCGCACATTATCCCGTTCGAAGTCGAAGAGTCTATATTTGCTGGGGAGTCTGTACATCTCACATGTCATGTATCGAAAGGAGATAGACCACTACAAATTTCTTGGAGTTTTCAAGGAAGCGATATACCTTATCACAATAATATGGGTATAACAACTACTAAGCTAGGAGACAAAGCTTCTGTGCTGAGTATTCCGACCGCGATGGGCCATCACAGCGGCAACTACACGTGTACGGCCAGTAACCGCGCCGGTCGTGCGCACCACTCGGCGCTCGTCAATATACATGGTACTCGATGTCGCCCCTCCCCTGTTTGACTTTGTCGAAACATTCGTCTAGATATTGCACGTTTAGATATTAATCTTagaatttattattcttttcctCTGATCAGTTCCTCCTCATATACTACCGTTCGAGATTGAGTCCATATACTACGGAGAATCAGTGCAAATGGTTTGTCACGCCAGTAAAGGTGATCGACCAATGAGCATCAGTTGGACTATTGAAGGACGAGATTTATCTACACTTAAGGATATAAAAACTGTGAAAATGGCCGAGCAAACGTCTTTTCTATCAATTGCTTCTGTTACTGGATCCCACAGCGGAAATTATACGTGTATCGCAAGAAACAAAGCCGGCGAAGACAGATATTCTACCTACCTTCACGTTAAGGGTACTCTTAGTTAGATATCGCAGCATGCTTTAAATACTTTACTaacattgtaaaatatttctttgcTCAGTCGTCCCCCACATCAAACCCTTTGAATTGGATGAAGCCGTTTTTGCGGGAGAATCAGTGCATCTCGACTGCCACGTTTCGAAAGGCGACACCCCATTGAATATCACATGGAGTTTTCAAAGTCAACCCGTCACACGTAGGATGGGATTGAAGACAACAACATTAAGCGAACGAGTCTCCGTACTAGACATTCCGAACGCTATGGGTCCTAACAGTGGCAACTACACATGCACAGCGACCAACAAAGCGGGCACGACGAGTCATACAGCCATCCTCAACGTGATCGGTATCAAAACCTAATAATACCTCGGGTGATGCTTGCTTTCTGTTCAGTTCCTCCTGTGGTCCAACCCTTCTCGTTCGGGGAAGTCGCAATGAATTCTGGACAAGTCGTAACGGCCCCTTGCTCGGTTATTGAGGGTGACCACCCTCTGCAACTGCGGTGGCTTTTTGACAACGAACCTATCAAACCGAGATCTGGAGTCACCGTATTTCATATTGGAGAAAGAAGCGCAATACTTAGTATCGGTTCAGTATCACATAATCACGCGGGAAATTACAGTTGTGTAGCTGAAAACGAAGCCGGAACAGATTCTCATTCATCAACTTTGATTATCAATGGTTAATTTCCTCTATATTCTTGTTCTTTACgaatagatttttattattattatcatttcattGATTAATTCTGTTAAGTTAATTATAACACTATCCATTGTGGACATATTCCAGTCCCTCCCAACATATTGCCGTTCACTTTTGGCGAGAAACCCGCTAACGTTGGAGAGTATTTGCAAGCAGCGTGTACAGTTAATCTAGGCGATCTCCCTGTCACTATCACTTGGAGGTTCAATGGCCAACTTATATCTCAACGCAATCATCATTATGTCATAACAAATTCAAAGCGAAGTAGTCTACTAATAATAGAATCTGTAGACGCAAAACACGCTGGTTCCTACACATGTATCGGAGAAAATCGCGCAGGGCATACATCGTATTCAGCAGACTTAATTGTATACGGTTAGTCGTTTGAACATGGtagaatcattattattttgtgacCTAGTTAATGTTTGTTTCAGTTACTCCTAAAATAGCACCTTTTGTTGCCGGACCGGAACCGGCCTTTCTTGGCGATTACTTTGCACTCCAATGCATAATAACGCACGGGGATCAACCGGTGCGCATAGAGTGGACAGTTAATAATCGATCGGCTAATTCTCTTCCTGGAACTCGTATCAGTAATGTCGACAGAAGAAGTAGTGTGCTAACGATAGAATCAGTCGATGCGAAACACGCAGGCCTTTATAATTGTACAGCAACTAATGCAGCGGGCGTGGCTTCCCACACCACCGAATTAGTCGTCAAGGGTgcgaaaaacaaattaattcaaTTTTAGCTTCTGTCCTCCTCTGCTCCACTTTATTTTCcatacatttaattaattataggaTTTTTATTGTCCCAGTTCCGCCGGTAATTGTGCCATTCAATTTCGGTGAGGTGCCATCCAATCCTGGTGATACAGCGGTAGTGAACTGTGTCGTTACTAAGGGCGACCTGCCTCTCGATATATCGTGGACATTCAGCAGCGAAACAATAGACTCAAGTCAGCACCGTGACATCACGACGACACCACTAGGCACACGTGCCTCCGTGCTCACCATCAATTCAGTGAGCGCAAACCACCAGGGGAACTACACATGCATCGTGCAGAACACAGCAGGCCGTGTCGAACATGTGGCTACTCTTGTCGTAAATGGCACGTCTTAATTACAATATTACAATCTCATTACAATGGGGACTAACAACACAGGATCGCACCTTTAAGGGACCAATCCGTCCACAGTCACTCTATATCTCATATTTGACACCAGTTGCTAACATTGCCTGCTACAAAAATGATCTAACACAATTTTCTATTGTTTCCAGTACTGCCTCGCATAGTTCCCTTTTCGTTCGAGACCCCGCTCTTTGCGGGTCAGGCGACTCAAGTCACTTGTTTAGTCTCAGAAGGCGATCAGCCTCTCGATATTCACTGGTACTTTGAAGGGCAGCCTTTAAAGGAAAAAGCCGGGATAACGGCTACTAAGATAGGGCAGAGAGCTTCATTGCTTCTGATCGATCCTGCGGGCTGGTCGCACAGCGGGGCGTACGCGTGTCTCGCGCGCAACAAAGCCGGCTTGTCCAACTATACCGCCTCTCTCGAAGTCCACGGTACATCTTCATCGTTGTGTACCCTCACTCCCAGCACGGATGAGCTTTGCCTAGATTCATTATTGTACGCTTAATTACTATTTTGACTGGTTTTAATTCTAAGGCTCAAATCGTCCATCTGACAATATTATGATCAGACATTAATTAAACTTCACcgttgtaaatataaaaatgataGACACGTTTAAGATCAGTCTTCGATTGTCGATTATAGGGACCGGCTGCGGCTATCATCGACGAAACCTTTTCTTTTCCTTCCTTGCATATTCTTACCTTTCCTTCCTTTTCCTAAGGATCCCGtctttattttatgttgatTCATTAATTTGCATTCTGTGCCTTTTGGGTTTTAGTGCTTATGAGCTTGGCTTACTAACATGCCTGTTGGAATAATAATGATGCCTCTTAATTTActactaaatataatattttagtcCTGTGGAGAACTTTGGCAATTATTTCAACAGGTTTCCTGCTTTGTGTTGCATTATCATATGCTTTTTATGTCATATTATTTCATCTCTCTTTATTAATTATGTTGTAGTTTGCAAATATATTAATTTCGTCATCTGTACTTAACGTGATACGAAAGCTTCTATAGCAACAGCTTTGCCGATACcttaattattgttaaataaataatatttaagtataaaaaaaaaacaaataattagatTAATCGGAGTGCCAAGGTCAATAGCCAAGTTATATAGGAGCTTTTTGATTACGTAGTACAACAAAAACAAATTGAATATGACATTCTATACGATACTTATAGTTTTTGTTTCTGTAAATGTTAAAAGTTAGTAAAATGTTTTGCAGTGGCTGTGTTTAGAAGATTTACGTCAAATTCAATTTGTTTACTGCAAATTATAAATGTTtcaatgatgatgaaatatttattgaattaattaaaatctTGCCAAGTTTGATAGTTAACTTGTTAGCACATTTTATTCGAACTCAAATTCTACTAAACGATATcaatataaagattttattaaaaaacagaAAGAAATATTGTCTATCACTACTTTCAATTAAGATTAATTAAATgcaataattaataaacaatataTAGCATAATAAAAAGTTCATAAAGTTAAAGTTTAAAGAAAAATCtttgctttttaaaataatgccattttatttttgaagttcAGCAGTTCTAACCATTTGGTGAAATTTTTAGTGCCCCCGCGCTGGATTCTTGAGCCCACTGATAAAGCTTTTGCCCAAGGCTCAGATGCTAAGGTTGAATGTAAGGCTGATGGCTTCCCCAAGCCCCAAGTGACATGGAAGAGGGCTGAAGGTAATAATCTCATTTGAATTAAAACCCATATTTTTGCTACTGAAATAGTATGACCTTTACACTAAGTTTATTCTTGTTTTAGGGGATACGCCTGGCGATTACAAAGACCTTAAACCAAATAACCCTAACGTTAAAGTTGAAGATGGAACTCTATCTATTTCTAATATACAAAAGACGAATGAGGGTTATTATCTTTGTGAAGCTGTTAATGGAATCGGTTCAGGACTATCTGCCGTTATTCTTATCAGCGTTCAGGGTGAGTTAAATTCggttaaaattctaaaacatgctAATAACGGAAAGAATTGTGAATAACGTAAAATATTTTCAGCTCCTCCGCAATTCGAAATCAAAATGAGGAATCAAACAGCCCGCCGAAGCGAACCAGCTGTACTGCAGTGCCAAGCCAAAGGTGAAAAGGTAAAATGATATACCCGTATGATTATATTTCACTCTTGCACATtggaatagaataaaaaataatactgcgtatggaaaggtaattctccgccccgcatcaATTCGTATCAGGTGTCAAGATAGACTTACCTAAACCGCCTCTCAGTCTTACTTATGTCTAAATAGCCGAAAATAATGGGACTGACTGTCTTGCTTGTCTTGCACTTACGCGACAAGGAGGCAAACAACATGTatgaatgatatttttgtatggagagaCCGGGGTATGGCATTGGTTTGACATTATAATGAGCATTTTGAAAACATCTTTACAGCCCATTGGAATTATCTGGAACATGAATAACAAACGACTCGAACCCAAATCCGACCCACGCTACACAATCCGTGAAGAAATATTGCCTGGAGGAGTTGTGTCTGACCTCAGCATCAGAAGAACTGAAAGGTCTGATAGCGCTCTCTTCACTTGTGTTGCCACCAACGCCTTTGGATCTGATGATACTAGCATCAACATGATTGTACAAGGTAAACTTTGAAAAACTATTACAGCAGCGTTTTTGTCTGAAGACAGCTACatatcacatacctacctatgaCTAATGCAATACATGATTTCCTTGATTGATTGAAGATAAAAAGTTAACatcaagtattttaaattttcagAGGTTCCCGAAGCTCCTTACGGTTTAAAGGTCTTAGATAAATCTGGCAGGACTGTTCAGCTTTCATGGGCTGCTCCTTACGATGGCAACTCGCCTATCAAGAAGTTCCTAATTGAGTACAAGCGCGCTAAAGGCAGCTGGGAAAAGGATATTGATAGGTAATCAACTAACATCGTTATTAGATTATTGTAgtaaattacaattaaattaactttACAGCAGTAATGCAAGTATATATTTCTTTGCAGAGTTCTTGTGCCTGGAGATGCGGCCGAAGCCGGAGTATTCAGTCTGCGTCCCGCTACCGCCTATCATATCAGGATTGTTGCTGAAAATGAACTGGGTACATCGGAACCCTCTGAAACCGTCACTATTATCACTGCTGAAGAAGCTCCCACTGGCCCACCCCAAGACGTTAAGGTTGATGCTGCAGACAAACATACCCTCAGAGTCACCTGGAAGCCACCCCCACCACAAGACTGGAACGGCGAACTGCAAgggtaaatatttttaatccaTATGTTACTTTAGAGATTACACTCTAGCGCttattgacttttattatttttttacagataCTATGTTGGATATAAACTGGCGTCAAGTAACAAATCTTTCGTTTTCGAAACTGTTGATATTTCCAAGGAATCTGGCAAGGAACACCATCTTGATATCATGAATCTGAAGTAAGGCTTTCTTCGttaagattttatttaatttgtgcTTTCTTTGGAACagttaaatacctactttttttCTAGGACGTACACCCAATACTCAGTTGTAGTTCAAGCATTCAACAAGATGGGCTCTGGCCCAGTTTCTCAGGAAATCAAGGCGTACACTGCTGAAGGCGCCCCATCTGCCCCGCCCCAGGATGTTCTCTGCACTACCCTCACAGCTCAAACCATTCGTGTTTCCTGGATTTCGCCTCCTCTTGCATCAGCTAATGGATTGATCAAGGCTTACAAAGTTGTCTATGGCCCTAGCGACACCTGGTATGGTGAGTACAAACCTAACTCTGTAAAAATCCAAAACATGTCAGTCAAGATGAAACCTAACCTCATATTAATGTTTTAGACGAGAAGACCAAAGACACCAAGATCACGGCCAGTAGCGAAACTATTCTGCACGGCTTGAAGAAGTACACTAATTATTCAATGGAAGTACTGGCAACAACTAACGGAGGTGACGGTGTACGATCTGCTCCTATTCATTGCCAGACTGAACAAGATGGTAAGTtagaatttaaaacaaaacgCAATAGGTATAAAACcctttgaaaaaataattaaataattataaaattatttttaattatttacagttccCGAAGCTCCTCGAGCGGTAAAAGCCCTTGTTATGGGAGCTGATTCCATCCTTGTTTCTTGGAGACCACCAGCGCAGCCAAACGGAGTTGTCACTCACTACAACGTTTACACGCAAGCCCAGAATGCTGAGCCCCACCCTAACAAGGTACATACACACAGTCAatgacaaatacaaaacaaaaaaaaaacatttatattacgAAATCACATTTACAGGTACCAGCTTCTCAAACCAGTTACTCGGCTACTGACCTGAAACCCGGACGATATGATTTCTGGGTCACCGCTTCTACGATTATTGGTGAAGGTCAACCGTCAGCTACCGCATCCTGTAGCCCTAGCGATAAAGGTAATAAGCATTCTTGTTTAAGTCTTATTTGATTCTTTCTCGGTTACAAAGTTTGGAGTCAACTACAATGTCTACTTTCCTATCTCTTTCAGTTCCTGCAAAAATTGCGTCATTCGACGAATCGTTTACTGCCACGTACAAAGAAGATGTCAAACTGCCTTGCCTTGCTGTTGGTGTGCCTCCTCCTAACATTTTATGGAAGGTAAAATGTTGTCCCGATATCCAATATTCTTGAAAAAGTCTGTTCGAACAATAACGAATCTAACAATCGTTTGAATTTCTAGGTTAAGGGCCAGCCGTTAGAAGCGTCAGAGCGCGTTCGTCAACTACCTGAAGGATCTCTGCAAATCGCTGGAGTTGCCCGCGAAGATGCCGGAGAATACTCATGCCATGTGGACAACCAATTCGGCACTGACACTGTTACTCACACGCTTTCCGTTTTGGGTATGCCCACTTATATTAACAAACTTATAATATTCCACAACTCGTAACCCTTAGCAATCGAATAACCACGTAATAGTTGTCATATCTGGTGAATTAAAATAATGCTTAACAACTACTGCTTAAGTGACTATATCGAAGAGCCGACAGATGCATATGCATGGTCTAAACGAATGTCACTATTGCTAGACAAGTGTCCGAACGCTAAGACAGTTTATCGCAATCATGAGATTAAGCAAAATCAATTATCATATTTAAAAACCTACCTTGAATTTTCCAGCTCCTCCTTTCCCCCCGCAACTAAGCATCGCGTCGTCTTCGGTATCGTCTCTGACTCTCCGCCTGAAGCCTTCAGACAACGCCGACCAGTCCCCTGCCGCCGGTTACACCATCCACTACAAACAAGAATTCGGCGATTGGGAAACTGTTCaggtcaaaatatttttatgtcgtcTTCGACATAAACTTGAATCTGTGCCTGtgaattattttaattgtatttacgTAGAATCTGTAGCTTCTTCTCCTTTAATGGAATATCTtctttgatttattttaatatcatcagactaaacaatttaaattaatatctccATTTCAGATTCCAAGCAACACCGACACGTACACTTTGGAGAACCTGTTCTGCGGCTCTAGATATCAACTATACGTTACGGCTTATAACAGGttaatattggtgctgattcctgtaaacaccatctaataagaaaattacaggtgtcTGCAAGATACGGGGCCATTGTCAAAATTACGACAAATAAAAGTCTAAAACTTGTACTAGATTTCTAAATTTTAACAAACCTCTTCTAATCCAGCATTGGCACTGGCGAAGCGTCTGACGTGGTCATCGCTCGTACCCGAGGCTCCAAGCCGCCGGTACCCCGCGCCGCTGACTTCATTGAAGTAGGAAGCTCTTCCGTCACCCTGCATCTAAAACAATGGCTCGACGGTGGTTGCCCTATGAGCCATTTCGTCGTTGAAAACAAGAAGAAGTAAGTGTTTATTATGATTATCGTGTCCGTTttttctacataacataacagatacttccacacacaggaaatacaaagtacaataggcgaccttattgctaagtagcaatctcttctagGCAAACTTTGAGTACCTACAGCCACCCAGCCAGCAAGTCTATCTACAACAAGtgactgttatttttttaaatttagatttaGCTAATTGTGGTTATTTGTTTCTAGGGGTGCAGCTGAGTGGAATCAGATCTCAAACGCTGTGAAACCAGGAGGCAACTTCGTAGTACTCGGTATGTGACGCGCTGCAATATTTTTGCGCATAAATGccaaattaaaaccaaaaatgACACTTATTCGTGATGATTTCAGACCTGGAACCCGCTACTTGGTATGTCTTGAGGATCACTGCACACAATAACGCCGGCTTCAATGTTGCTGAATACGAATTCGCTACTCTCACTATGACTGGTGGTAAGTAAAGATACATTTATTctgaaatatgttttttaaatatattaagaaaattaatataatgAGCAATAACTAACTGGGTTTCGcgcaaaaaaatatacctgAAATGCATCGCCTTTTATAAGTTCTTTAATTCCGTTACTCCTTTCAATAATGTGCGATTGCATTTCAGGTACTATTGCACCCGCAAGGGAGGTCGGCGACGGCTCTCTGACCACCGAACAGACGCTCAAGATTATCCTGTCGCACCTTAACCTTATCGTCCCTGTGATCGCTGCCATCCTCGTCATTATCATCGCTATCGTGGTCGTGTGCGTGGTGCGAGGCACGAGGGACCCCCACAAAGGTATCTCTATTGTGTTATAGGAACCGTTGCTCCCCTGCCCGGCAACGCGTACGAAGGCAAAGAACTACCTCCTTGGGTAAAGGCTTGGTTGGAACCCGAAGTATTAGTACCGATCTTGGCAACGATCGTGGTGTTCATCGTGGGAGTGGTGGTGATCTGCCTGACCCTTGCGCGTAGGAATACGCCCCACCGTCTGCGAGGTCAGAAGGACGTGTACTGTATGTATGGTGGCATGGCACACCGCTTTATGTCTTATTTTATTCTACATTCGTCCTTCAAAACTTGTTTTTAACTTCTTAGATGTccttaaacaaatatatttttttataactcaTTTAAACGGAGTCCCATCATCCGCATGTGAATATATCCATTGTTAACGTTACATgttctaattttatattaatttgtgTCAAAAttcattgtttatattttttgcaaaacCATTTAGCTGTCTGTCTCTGTAATCAACTTAATCTGAATCTGTATATAATGTATAAATCAAATAACAGACTATGAGCGAGACTTCATCATGTTTACACTTGGTCATATAGATGATGCAGTGTACAACGCCTCACAAGCGGCTTTGGGCGGCGGCAATGGAACCTTGGACAAACGTGGTGGACTGCGTGACGAACTTGGCTACATCGCACCCCCCAACCGCAAGCTGCCCCCCGTACCCGGCTCCAACTACAACACATGTGACCGAGTGAAGCGACAGGCTGTCATCAGTACGTACTATACAACGTAACAGCACAACACGAAGCCTAAAGAGCTTCACAGACGACTATGCAATTTGGTTCTAATTTCGCTACTGCGCCCAAATTATGGAAAAATTGGAAAATCATGTATCTATGGCATAATCATTCGAAGCTTCACTATCATTATTGTTTTAAACAATTCTTCAAATCAGGTCCGAATTGCAAGATCGTGTAGAAGACGCAAAGGCACATATTCGACTGATCACTCTAAACTCTTGCAAGTTTACTCTCACGCACCCAAAATGGAACGATTAGGCAACATTTTAGCACCATTTCTATCTCCTCTAGCTTTACGTTGTGCACGGCCTAAGCTATTTTTACCTTTATACCTAATTTTCCtttcaatgaggataaaaactagaaccTCAAATATAGGCGGCAACACTgtcgagtgttcctaaatttttacagttctccatactgtccagctagaattcgtgataaattgctataaaatatgGAGCACCGtgaagtgtatcccgtctgaagcatgggttacgaaaaagaaaagcaagcTGTTcaaagttttgattgaaaataagattTTCTAAATTTTCTTATTTCCGATCTTTAGAACagtatgattttgcagttaaacgcgtcgcaaagggttatagtgtaaaaatataaccaaaacaatataagtATGTTTGTTTTCTCAAATagtaaactgtcaaaatttaagaacactcaacagtagcgacacctgatgggagaaataggcagtttttatcctcatttgtAGATATTGTAATTTGAAGGTGAAGGCTATTTATGCGGTCAGTGGTTGTGGTGGGTTTAATTCTCACAGTAAAGACTAAAACGTTATTTTCAAATGTCTTTAGTTTCAGTCCCAGTTGTCCTTTAATTACGTCCAATTATCCGTGTATGCTTTTTGTTTAAACAGGCATATTCAGTGTTATCAAGATGTATGCTTATGTCTGGTTAAACAATGTATGTCAAATCCTTATTATGGTTTAGGTGTGCAACCACTAGGATGTTATCTCACTGATAGGACAGCTGAATTAAGATTAAAGGAATATCAATTACGACTGAACTTTGACTTAGTTCAGGCTGTTTGTCACGACCAGTTCAGATATAGTCACTGAGCTTTAAGCGAGTTTTAAGCGAtctttaaatgatttttaagaTTACTCATGTTACATTTTTTGGCACATGGCCATAATTGGAACTAACGTCGCATCAAATCAATAGTTGATGTGAGATGATGTCTAGAGTGGTTAGGCTATGTGCGTAGCGCATGCGTAAAGCAGTAGTGTGGTTCAGTGGGCGCGCACTCAACGTGGGACCCGCGCAGGCATCACTACGAGCGCGTGCGCCGACCGCGGTTGCCCATGCGCCGTACTGGATCCGGCGAGACCATATCCACAGGTAAAATGCTTGCTGCGCTTGCTTCAGTAACTTGACTAGAAATGGATAGACTACTTAAAGTTCTcattaatatataaaagaagTAGGAATAATAGCTGAGCAACGTTAATCAAATATCCAGTTAACTTCGTTAAT is drawn from Pectinophora gossypiella chromosome 7, ilPecGoss1.1, whole genome shotgun sequence and contains these coding sequences:
- the LOC126367980 gene encoding Down syndrome cell adhesion molecule-like protein Dscam2 isoform X31; the encoded protein is MAMFTGFTALVVLIACGSVLCEDETIGPIFIKEPPNRVDFSNTTGAVVECAARGSPAPDVIWVRADGTAVGDVPGLRQVLPNGNLVFPPFRAEDYRQEVHAQVYACLARNPVGTIHSRDVNVRAVVSQPYEAEADNEYVIRGNAAIMKCEVPSFVSDFVSVEIWMDSDGGTYHPGNNEDGKYLVLPSGELHIRDVGPEDGYKSYQCRTKHRLTGETRLSATKGRLVITEPVSSKSPTFSSDVQFSGITRSFGQDFALLCQAQAFPVPIFRWYKFIDGTTRKQPVTLNDRVKQVSGTLIIKEAKVEDSGKYLCVVNNSVGGESVETVLTVTAPLKATVEPATQTVDFGRPAVFTCRYEGNPVKTITWLKDGKDMKHHDSTLRIESVKKEDKGMYQCFIRNDQESAGASAELKLGGRFEPPQIRHSFGEQTLRSGPSLRLKCVASGNPTPDIAWLLDGEKLTSGERLQIGQFVTAEGNVESHLNISSVHTNDGGLYSCIASSKVGSASHSSRVNVYGLPYVRPMKKRPVVAGDTLIAHCPVAGYPIDSIVWERDGRVLPINRKQKVFPNGTLVIENVERMSDQATYTCVAKNSQGYSARGTLELQVMVAPQVQPFDFGEEILNAGDTVSLTCTVGKGDLPLKIHWQLNDKNLNSGNGVFINRNGKRISVLSIENVQHEHIGNYTCIAENDAGTTSHSAILNVNVPPRWILEPTDKAFAQGSDAKVECKADGFPKPQVTWKRAEGDTPGDYKDLKPNNPNVKVEDGTLSISNIQKTNEGYYLCEAVNGIGSGLSAVILISVQAPPQFEIKMRNQTARRSEPAVLQCQAKGEKPIGIIWNMNNKRLEPKSDPRYTIREEILPGGVVSDLSIRRTERSDSALFTCVATNAFGSDDTSINMIVQEVPEAPYGLKVLDKSGRTVQLSWAAPYDGNSPIKKFLIEYKRAKGSWEKDIDRVLVPGDAAEAGVFSLRPATAYHIRIVAENELGTSEPSETVTIITAEEAPTGPPQDVKVDAADKHTLRVTWKPPPPQDWNGELQGYYVGYKLASSNKSFVFETVDISKESGKEHHLDIMNLKTYTQYSVVVQAFNKMGSGPVSQEIKAYTAEGAPSAPPQDVLCTTLTAQTIRVSWISPPLASANGLIKAYKVVYGPSDTWYDEKTKDTKITASSETILHGLKKYTNYSMEVLATTNGGDGVRSAPIHCQTEQDVPEAPRAVKALVMGADSILVSWRPPAQPNGVVTHYNVYTQAQNAEPHPNKVPASQTSYSATDLKPGRYDFWVTASTIIGEGQPSATASCSPSDKVPAKIASFDESFTATYKEDVKLPCLAVGVPPPNILWKVKGQPLEASERVRQLPEGSLQIAGVAREDAGEYSCHVDNQFGTDTVTHTLSVLAPPFPPQLSIASSSVSSLTLRLKPSDNADQSPAAGYTIHYKQEFGDWETVQIPSNTDTYTLENLFCGSRYQLYVTAYNSIGTGEASDVVIARTRGSKPPVPRAADFIEVGSSSVTLHLKQWLDGGCPMSHFVVENKKKGAAEWNQISNAVKPGGNFVVLDLEPATWYVLRITAHNNAGFNVAEYEFATLTMTGGTIAPAREVGDGSLTTEQTLKIILSHLNLIVPVIAAILVIIIAIVVVCVVRGTRDPHKDDAVYNASQAALGGGNGTLDKRGGLRDELGYIAPPNRKLPPVPGSNYNTCDRVKRQAVIMGAHSTWDPRRHHYERVRRPRLPMRRTGSGETISTGMEDEICPYATFHLLGFREEMDPSKALAFPHHHPAHAGTLAHPHPHHPAHSRAGSQSMPRANSRYARKNSQGGQSAIYSTAPEYDDPATCAEEDQYRARYSRPMYACGPEYDEPACCAPEDEQYTGAYGTPYSDHYGSRPSIGTRKCGGSPEPPPPPPRNANNDNNCSSSFNESKDSNEISEAECDQPRNYPVRAHTAKDGLHSEEMRKLIDRPEATTPIPQQAVHGRGLTAYDTVAV